The sequence below is a genomic window from Polyangiaceae bacterium.
CCAGAGCTGAGCACCGCGGCTGCCAAAGGCAGCCGTGCGCCGCGCGCGCCTTGGTGGCGTCGTCGCGTGGACTGGGTGCGTCGCTACTTCACGGAGCAGGATCCCACGTTCTGGGTCGCGCTCACGCCGGCGATCGTGGTCTCCGCGCTGCTGTTCGTACGCAGCCCGCTCTCCAACTACATCTTCGACGAGCAAGAGGCACTGCTCGCGAACCCTTACGTGAATGGCGAAGGCCTGGGCTGGCTGGACGCCTTCCGTCGCGACTTCTGGGGACTGCCGCCGGATCGCAGCATCGGCTCCTACCGGCCGCTGCCGGACCTGATCTGGCGTGCCCTGTGGCAGCTGAGCCATGCGTCCTGGTTGCACCACTGGGTGAACGTGCTGCTGCACGGGGTGAACGCCGCCATCGTTGCGGGGATCACCTTGGCCGTCACCCGCCGCCGTGGTGTCGCCTGGCTCTCCGGCGCGGCGTTCCTCACCGCGGCGGTGCTCACGGAGGCGGTCACCGGCGTGGTGGGCATCGCGGACGTGCTCGGCGGCTTGGGCGTGCTGCTCGCCGTCGCCGCGCTCCGAACCCGGATGTGGGTGATGCCCTTCGCCGTGTTCGGTGCCCTGACCATCGGCTTTTTCAGCAAGGAGAGCGTCCTGGTCGCGCTGCCCTTGGTCGCCTGGTGCGCCCTGGTGTTCGCGCCGCTCATGTTCCGGGAGCGACCGCATCGCGTCTGGCGCACGCTGCTCGCGCTGGTGGCCTCCGTGGCCGCGCTGGTGTTCTACACCTACTTCCGGCGCCACTTCTTTCCGGTCACGTTGCCCCCGGAATTCGCCGAGCCGTTGCCCCAGAGCGCGCCCCTCGCCAAACGCGCGATGCACGACTTCTTGCGCTGGTTCCAGCAGCCGCGACTGCCTCACGACGCCATGAACAACCCGCTGGTGGACGCCGACTTTCCCCACCGAGTGGCGGGGGCGTTGCGCGTCTACTTCCGCGGCGTGATGCAGGTGCTGTTCCCCTTGCGGCTCTCCGGTGACTACTCCTTCCCTCAGGAACCAGCGCCCAGTCGCGTGGTCTTTCCCGAGAGCGTGCTCGGCGGGTTGCTGCTTTTGGGGCCGCCGCTGCTCGGTATCGGGCTCTGGATCCGCGCGCTGGTCGTCGAGCGGCGGGAACGCCGAGGCGGCACCACGGACTTCTCCCAAAAGGTCAGCAGCGCGGCCCTCCTGGCGGTGGGCCTCGTGTGGCTGCCGGTGGCCTATTTCCCACACTCCAACATCCCCGTGCTGTTGCCCACCGTGCGGGCGGAGCGCTTTTGGTACCTGCCCGTGATCGGCAGCGCCTGGATCCTGGCCATCGCGTTCGGCAAGCTGCTCGAAGGGCGGCGCTTTCCCCGCGCGGCGGTGTTCGTGGTCGCGCTCTTCTTCGGCTTCCAGGGGATCCGCGCCCGTATGCACGCGCTCGACTACTCCGACGACCTCGCCTTCTGGCGCGCCACGCGCGACGCCGTGCCGAACAGCGCCAAGGCCCATTTGAACTACTCCGTGATGGTGGGCGCGCACCTCGGGGATCTGCCCAAGCGCCTGGCCATCAATGGTCGCGCCATCGAGCTCGCCCCCAAGTGGCCCATGGCGCACATCTACTACGGCGACACGTTGTGCCGGATGAACAAGCCGGACCAAGCGTGGCCCCACTATGCGCGCGGCTTCGACCTGGCTCCCAACGATCCCAATCTCATCTCACTGGCGCTGCAGTGCTTGTGGGACCACCACGCCATCGAACGTCACCGGGACGCGCTCCTGAAGCTCGCCGGCGAGCACCCCGGCAGCTGGATCGCGTATCTGGGAACCGAGATCGTGTACCGCGGCAAGGAGCACGGCGGCGTCGAGAAGAAGTACCGCCCGCGGGGCTACGACGAAGGTCCGAAGGACTGAGGGCTACTCGACCGCGCGGAAGTACACCGTGTTCTGGCCCTGATGGACGGATAGGCGCGTTTCCTCGATCTCGAAGGCGAGCGTGGAGCCATCGATCACCTGCTTCACGTGGTTGGAGGCCCCTTCGTGCATCGTGTCCGGACAGGTCGCTCCGTCGTACGCGAAGCCATCGAAGACGAGGGAGCCGCCGTTCGCC
It includes:
- a CDS encoding tetratricopeptide repeat protein, which gives rise to MRRYFTEQDPTFWVALTPAIVVSALLFVRSPLSNYIFDEQEALLANPYVNGEGLGWLDAFRRDFWGLPPDRSIGSYRPLPDLIWRALWQLSHASWLHHWVNVLLHGVNAAIVAGITLAVTRRRGVAWLSGAAFLTAAVLTEAVTGVVGIADVLGGLGVLLAVAALRTRMWVMPFAVFGALTIGFFSKESVLVALPLVAWCALVFAPLMFRERPHRVWRTLLALVASVAALVFYTYFRRHFFPVTLPPEFAEPLPQSAPLAKRAMHDFLRWFQQPRLPHDAMNNPLVDADFPHRVAGALRVYFRGVMQVLFPLRLSGDYSFPQEPAPSRVVFPESVLGGLLLLGPPLLGIGLWIRALVVERRERRGGTTDFSQKVSSAALLAVGLVWLPVAYFPHSNIPVLLPTVRAERFWYLPVIGSAWILAIAFGKLLEGRRFPRAAVFVVALFFGFQGIRARMHALDYSDDLAFWRATRDAVPNSAKAHLNYSVMVGAHLGDLPKRLAINGRAIELAPKWPMAHIYYGDTLCRMNKPDQAWPHYARGFDLAPNDPNLISLALQCLWDHHAIERHRDALLKLAGEHPGSWIAYLGTEIVYRGKEHGGVEKKYRPRGYDEGPKD